A single genomic interval of Danio aesculapii chromosome 5, fDanAes4.1, whole genome shotgun sequence harbors:
- the tmem174 gene encoding transmembrane protein 174 produces the protein MIFKDSPATDECIFLRQVCKSCSKNSQMRHYGVCDIWKSIREGRNQGINPPAGPSDAVPADISNTNSSSPSDVPVNVVSLVPSETLSSSDSQVSDGDKAGATLLFSGVLLGMVGMTFTAMGWAKNNGSNGYEWTQLLGPILLSVGGTFVLISICKFRMLSCLSCKQIEEERTPEVDTLPPLSGPSFVFTRLSQPITFHRGTVVQYIPPPYASVEPDPGLGHVNGLPSSHQPLAVTMSGPPQYYSVFPMDNAGFISGEHNNPTVEQRENRNVSVSEEEGKAGAADSASSPPAYEELFATSCDSYS, from the exons ATGATCTTCAAAGATTCTCCAGCCACAGATGAGTGCATTTTCCTCAGACAAGTGTGTAAATCCTGCAGCAAAAACAGCCAGATGAGACATTACGGTGTTTGTGATATTTGGAAAAGCATTCGAGAAGGAAGGAATCAAGGGATAAACCCTCCAGCTGGACCAAGTGATGCAGTACCTGCTGATATTAGTAATACCAACTCAAGCAGTCCCAGTGATGTTCCTGTTAATGTTGTCTCTTTGGTTCCCAGTGAGACCCTCAGCTCTTCAGACAGTCAGGTGTCAGATGGAGACAAAGCTGGTGCCACGCTACTATTCTCCGGGGTCTTATTGGGCATGGTTGGTATGACTTTCACAGCTATGGGGTGGGCAAAAAACAATGGTAGCAATGGCTATGAATGGACACAGCTTTTGGGACCCATTCTGCTGTCAGTAGGAGGTACATTTGTGCTCATAAGCATCTGCAAGTTTCGAATGCTGTCCTGCCTGAGCTGCAAGcagattgaggaggagagaacaCCTGAAGTGGATACTTTGCCACCGCTTTCAGGGCCATCGTTTGTCTTCACTAGACTCAGTCAGCCTATTACCTTCCACAGGGGCACAGTGGTCCAGTACATCCCGCCACCATATGCTTCTGTAGAACCAGACCCCGGTCTAGGCCATGTTAATGGTTTGCCCTCCAGTCATCAGCCATTAGCAGTCACAATGAGCGGACCACCACAATATTACAGTGTGTTTCCCATGGACAACGCTGGCTTTATTTCTGGTGAACATAACAATCCCACCGTAGAACAAAGGGAAAACAG GAATGTGAGCGTCTCTGAGGAAGAGGGGAAAGCGGGTGCAGCAGACAGCGCCTCCTCTCCACCTGCATACGAGGAGCTTTTCGCCACCTCATGTGACTCGTACTCCTGA